In Salinarimonas sp., a genomic segment contains:
- a CDS encoding ABC transporter permease — MSALFLATAYLRFHWGRSLVVIVSAALILLVPAATHLLLGSAERALTARAEATPLLLASRGSALDATMAALYFTADRPEPLPMREVDAIRDGGLAVPIPLHTAFEARGRRIVGTTLDYFELRGLDIAEGRGLALLGEAVVGADAAAALALGPGDTLVSTPNTLFDLDGAYPLEMPIVGVLARRGTPDDEAVFVDLKTAWVIAGLGHGHADPRTGEDAGAPPATAYRRITPETIESFHFHGDRGAYPVTAAIVAPRDARAATILQGRYLDPDGGAQLIRPDRVAQSLVERVLRIRPVLDAVTAIVAAAATAAIALALHLSYRLRAPEVATAVRLGASRGSVLRLLAVETALLLGCAAILAGAATLALGRHAEAATAWLLALGPSSTI; from the coding sequence ATGAGCGCGCTCTTCCTCGCCACGGCCTACCTGCGGTTCCACTGGGGGCGCAGCCTCGTCGTGATCGTCAGCGCGGCGCTGATCCTCCTCGTCCCGGCCGCGACCCACCTCCTGCTCGGCTCCGCCGAGCGCGCGCTGACCGCCCGGGCGGAGGCGACGCCGCTCCTCCTCGCCAGCCGAGGGAGCGCGCTCGACGCGACCATGGCCGCCTTGTACTTCACGGCGGACCGTCCCGAGCCGCTGCCCATGCGCGAGGTGGACGCGATCCGGGACGGCGGCCTCGCCGTGCCGATCCCGCTCCACACCGCCTTCGAGGCGCGCGGGCGGCGCATCGTGGGCACCACGCTCGACTATTTCGAGCTGCGCGGCCTCGACATCGCCGAAGGCCGGGGCCTCGCGCTGCTGGGCGAGGCCGTCGTCGGCGCGGACGCGGCGGCGGCGCTCGCCCTCGGCCCCGGCGACACGCTCGTCTCGACGCCGAACACCCTGTTCGACCTCGACGGCGCCTATCCGCTGGAGATGCCGATCGTCGGCGTGCTGGCCCGCCGCGGCACGCCCGACGACGAGGCGGTCTTCGTCGACCTGAAGACGGCCTGGGTGATCGCCGGCCTCGGCCACGGCCATGCCGATCCGCGGACGGGGGAGGATGCCGGCGCGCCGCCTGCGACGGCGTATCGGCGCATCACGCCGGAGACGATCGAGAGCTTCCACTTCCACGGCGATCGCGGCGCCTATCCGGTTACCGCGGCCATCGTGGCGCCGCGCGACGCCCGGGCGGCCACGATCCTCCAGGGCCGCTATCTCGATCCGGACGGCGGGGCGCAGCTGATCCGGCCGGACCGCGTGGCGCAGAGCCTCGTCGAGCGCGTCCTGCGCATCCGCCCGGTCCTCGACGCGGTGACGGCGATCGTCGCGGCGGCGGCGACGGCGGCGATCGCGCTCGCGCTGCATCTCTCCTACAGGCTCCGGGCGCCCGAGGTCGCGACGGCCGTGAGGCTCGGCGCGTCACGCGGATCGGTGCTGCGGCTGCTGGCGGTCGAGACCGCCCTGCTGCTCGGCTGCGCCGCGATCCTGGCCGGGGCGGCGACGCTCGCGCTCGGCCGTCACGCCGAGGCCGCGACGGCCTGGCTGCTCGCCCTCGGCCCGTCGTCGACGATCTGA